Proteins encoded in a region of the Nicotiana tomentosiformis chromosome 9, ASM39032v3, whole genome shotgun sequence genome:
- the LOC104085232 gene encoding uncharacterized protein — protein sequence MAKDIKQLTLAQVQNQPHVGGEICGLGHLTYECQATAEEVNDVRNFNRGNYQRGGNFNSMGQRHPEFSWSSSTGSLNSWQQQNPRALVQGPFDSRDRYQGARHDHPESGKSNGAACNIIVRKGAKTLPADTEKNPKETIKVMSLRSGKTLVEPNSKPRDEKEINSTKIAEEQIIGESLPKGNVSNKDVDKQKVNNAVEESKHMPLLLFSQKMKQEKLEKYFGKFLEMLKQLYMNIPFTDVLTQMPCYAKFLKEILSSKRKLEETKVVKLNAHCSAILQNKIPKKCGDPGSFIIPCSLGSKQFDKALCDSGASINLMPLSVFKKLEGDARSDKICASILATG from the exons ATGGCTAAGGACATCAAGCAACTGACTCTAGCTCAGGTGCAAAATCAACCACATGTGGGAGGTGAAATATGTGGATTGGGACACCTGACTTATGAGTGTCAAGCTACAGCTGAGGAAGTCAATGATGTGAGGAACTTTAACAGAGGCAACTACCAAAGAGGTGGTAATTTCAATTCTATGGGACAGAGACATCCAGAGTTCTCATGGAGTTCTTCAACTGGTAGTTTGAACTCATGGCAACAGCAAAATCCCAGAGCACTAGTGCAAGGACCTTTTG ACTCGAGGGACCGCTATCAAGGAGCAAGGCACGACCATCCAGAATCTGGAAAGTCAAATGGGGCAGCTTGCAACATTATTGTCAGAAAGGGCGCCAAGACTTTGCCGGCAGACACTGAAAAGAATCCAAAAGAGACAATAAAAGTTATGTCTCTCAGGAGTGGGAAAACATTAGTAGAGCCAAATTCAAAACCAAGGGATGAGAAGGAGATCAACTCAACCAAGATAGCTGAAGAACAAATAATCGGTGAATCTTTGCCCAAGGGGAATGTTAGCAACAAGGATGTTGATAAGCAGAAAGTGAACAACGCAGTTGAGGAAAGCAAGCACATGCCATTGTTACTTTTTTCTCAAAAGATGAAGCAGGAGAAATTAGAAAAATACTTTGGGAAATTCTTGGAGATGCTGAAACAATTGTATATGAACATCCCATTCACGGATGTGCTCACACAGATGCCATGCTATGCAAAATTCCTGAAGGAAATCCTCTCAAGCAAAAGGAAGCTCGAAGAAACGAAAGTGGTCAAACTCAATGCCCACTGCAGTGCCATTCTACAGAACAAAATTCCCAAGAAGTGTGGGGATCCTGGCAGTTTCATTATACCTTGCTCGTTGGGTAGCAAACAATTTGACAAAGCCTTGTGCGATTCAGGTGCATCCATTAACTTGATGCCATTATCGGTGTTCAAGAAATTAGAAGGAGATGCTAGGAGTGATAAAATCTGTGCCAGTATCCTTGCAACTGGCTGA